The Salegentibacter mishustinae genomic interval TTACAAGCTCCCCTTTGTAGATTTTAAGGTTCAGCAGTTCATATTCTGAAGCCAACAAATCAACATCTACTTCCTTATTCTTAAGATGCTTGTCAAAAAATGTTGTGATTAGCTTGCTTGTAATTTCAATGCCCTTCTCAGGTTCAATTTCCCCTGCTTCGCTAAGCATTTCTAAGGGAATCATAAACGGAATGTCCATAAAATTGCTATGGCCTGTGTTATATATCCTGGCTTCATAGAAAATAGATCGGCTTTTGTTAATATAGGCGTGTGCGTTAAGGTCTTCTTTATCTTCTGGCCAGTCTGCAGAAATATATAAGAAAGGATCTTCAAAAGCACTATCTACTATACGTCCCCACTGCACGCCATCAACATTAGCTCCGGCCTTAATCCTTTTATCAGTTAATAATGTTTCTCCGGCTGCACCTCCTCCCCTGGAATGACCAAAAACGCCAATATTATTTGTATCTAGCTTTGCTTTTAAAAATCCTGACGTGTTCCAGGAATCTATATAATCCACAACGCCTGTAAGATCTTTAGACCAACGCTCAAGCATTTCTCTCACAAAATAATTTTTCAACCCCTTTTTTACGATAGGATGTCGATCTTTAAAAGATAGATCATCCTTAAAAGCGGCGACCACCGGTTCCATATCTTCCCAGGTCCCCTGTTCAATTTCTTGAGCATATTCATAATTGAAATAAGTTTCAGATCCATCCGGAAAAGTACTTCCTGTACTTTCATAGTTGTGATTGACCGCGAATACCACGTAGCCCTGACTTACTACTTGTGACAATAATGCATAATAGCTATTGGCTTTAGAGTTATACCCATGTGAAAAAACGAGGACAGGAAATTCTCCCTCAGCAACGTTGGCATTTCTATATACGTGTGTATCTACTTTATCCAGATAGTTAAATGTCGAATTAGGAAGTCCATATTTCTGGGCAAACCCGTGTCTTCCGCCTTGATCAATATATGGATCGATTTCGCCTTCTCTATCGCTTGAAGGGTACCAGACTTTTACCATAAGCTTACGCTTGTCATCCTCCTCTTCTGTAATTACCTCTTCACGGTTTAGTTCTAATAAAATATCGCGAGTACCAACGGAATATGGACCTTCGGGTTCCGGTAGATCGAATACGGGTAGAAAAGAAGGAAGAAAGATTGCGATTATCAATAAAAGTGATAACCCAATACCTTTAGAAACCTTTATAAATGTTCTGGAACTTTTTTTTGATCCCCGTAAACCGGAGATAAAAGCAATTACCCAGAGCAAATAGGCTGGTAACATCTGCCATCGAAAACCTTCCACCAACAAGTGAACTAAAAGTAATAATATTAATACTCCAGAAATATATTTTTGTTCAATAGTTTTCTGAGAAAACAGATGGAATCCAAGGTAAATAGTTGAAATAGATAATAAGAGAATTTCAAATAACTGCATGATGTTTTTTTTATAATTGTAGGTTCACAATTTCGCTAATGCAGGTTATTCAAAGCAAGGTAGAATCCGTAGTAAAAACTGCATTCTACCGATAAAAGCCCGGTTTTATTAGGTTCCCTAGTTTAGAGAAAGAAATTACAACCCAATAATTAGATTTAGATCAGGACTTTGGCTGGAGGCTTTCCAAAATTTCGACAGCCTGTTTTTTATAAGTTCGACTGGTTGGTAGCGTGGTATTTAAAATGCTTATTTCGGTAGCGGTAAATGAAGTTACTTTCTCAGAATTTACCAGGAAAGACCGGTGTATTCTTATAAACCTATCCGGTAATTTATTATTTAGGCTAGTGATCTTTTCCCTGGTGATAAGCTCAGAATCTGCTGTAACTATTTTCACATAATCATTTAGGCTCTCGATATAAAAAAGTTCATCCAGCGGAATAAGATGATTTTTACGCTGTGCACGAACTAGTAAGTTCTCCTGTTGATTTTTTGTTTTATCAGATTCAAGACTGGCAACGAGTTCTTCTTTCTTCTGAAATCGTATTACGAGCCTTATAAAAGCTGTTAAAAATACAACGAGATATAGACTTATGCCAAGGGTGAAAATAGAGATACCTTCCAGATTTACCACTGCTTTATCCATTCCTGCAATGATCACAAACGAAAATAAAGAGACCAGCATTTCGCAATAGAGCGAAACCACCAGCATGTAAAAGAAATAAAGCGCAAATTTTTTATACCTGCCGCTTAAAAGATACTTCGGTACCAAAAACGAATTAAAAAAATAGGTGGTAATTATAAGAATCGGAAATAACAAAGCTGAGAAATAGAAGGCCAAAAGAGAACTCTGCCAGCTAAACCCGAAAATTAGTGTGAAAACCAGAAGAACTGAGCTCCAATAAAAAACCTGAATGATTAAGGACTTTTTCATTCTTTCAGATTACGAAACTCGCTATATTTGAGAAACAGAAAACAGCATAACTGCTTCTTCCGTAATTTAAAAATAAAGAAATGACCGAATTGTTCTTTAAAGGTGGCCCAATTTTTATGGGAATCCTGACCATTATCGTCCTTATAATTCTTATCATTTCGGTGGTTTTCTTTATCACGGTTTCATTCCGCAAAATAAATAATTCTGAACAAACCTTAAGAAAGATAAACACTGTAAAGTCTTTAGGCATTTTTGCACTGATTATTGGAATTCTTGGTCAGTTGATAGGTTTGTTCTCTGCTTTTAGAGCTATCAGATTTGGCGAAGTGGAGGCATCCCCAGAAATTTTTGTAGAAGGATTTAAAATTTCAATGATCCCTACTGTTTACGGTATTTTAATTTTTACTTTTTCTATAATACTCTGGTTTCTATTAAAAAGGGTTCTAAAATCATCTTGTAAGTCTTTTAAAATAAACCAAAACTAAAAGCTGTTGTGAAACATTATTCAGGAAGTTCCTGGTTTCATGTTACAATATGTTACTTTAATAGTGATTATTAACATGTAATAACATAACAATTGTTCATAACATGTTAGTTTATGTTACATTTATTGCTATTTTTAACATGTAGTAACATGTAAAATGAAATTAGAATCACCACCAAGTCCTGGGAAAATTGATTTCTCAGCATATATTGACATTTTAGGAAAAGAAGAATTAACCTCATTTTTCAAAGAAACTGATAAAAGATATTTTTATTGGTCAGAAATTAAGCATAGACCAGATATTCCTTTTGAAAACGCAGAAGAAGCTTGGAAAATGATTAAAGCACATAGGCTTATAACAGGTAAGAGAATAGCCTTTAGTGACCATAAGTTTTATTATAATATCACATCATTTATTCAAGAAGATTTACACAACTTTGACCTAAAGTTAATTGGAGGTTTATATAAAAACTCAATTACTTCTCAAGATCAAGCGGAATACTTCAAAAATAGTTTACTTGAAGAAGCGATTGCTTCCTCCCAGATAGAAGGTGCAGCTACAACTACTGATGTAGCAAAAGATATGATCAAAACTGGTAGAAGACCTCGTAATGAGTCGGAACAGATGATAATTAACAACTTCCGAGCTATTCAAGAGATAGAAAATAGATTGGAGGAAGAAATGTCTATCCAACTAATATTGGATATTCATGAGTTAATGACAATTCAAACTTCTGCGAATAAATATTCTGGAAAATTTAGAGATCATCCAATATATGTCAAAGACCATGTAGATGGGGAAATAGCATTTACTGCACCCAATCACAAAGAAGTAAAAGGTTTAATAGAAAGTCTAATCAAGTTCATTAATAATAATGAAGATTTTATCCATCCTATAATAAAAGCTTCTATATTACATTTTATAGTAGGTTATATTCATCCTTTTGGAGATGGAAATGGCAGAACTGCTAGAGCATTATTTTATTGGTTTTTAATTAAAAAAGGATATTCCCTCTTAAAACATATTTCAATATCTAGAGCAATTTTAGATTCAAGAACGAGCTATGACAAGGCATTTTTAAAAACAGAAAACGATGATAATGATCTAACATATTTTATTACATATTCAATGAAAAGTCTAAGAGTTGCTTTTCAAAATCTTGTCAAGTACAGAGATAAAAAGAGGGCTGAAAGGATCAGGGCTTCAGAAGTTATGTATGAAATGATGGATAAAGGTTTTAATAAACGACAATCAAATTTACTTGGATATCTTTTCATTAAACCAAATTCAACAATTACAATTCCCGAATACTCGAAAAAACACGATATAGTAAGACAAACAGCAAGTAGAGATTTAACCCAATTAGAGAAAAAGGGAGTTCTTTCAAAATATAAGGATGGGAAAAATTTAATCTATCAACTAAATGGTAAAAAGCATTTAAAACAAATTCTCGAAGAATAACGTTTTACAACAACGTTTAATCGCCAATAGCCGGTAGCGCTAGTAAGAAAATAATTATCTTGACCAACAAACCTATACTAAACCGACAAATCCGCGTCCATTACTCCACCAACTGGCGATAACCGCGACCGTTAGAGACATAAAAAAAGAATATCACTGGTAAGAAAATATAATGCAATTTTTTAAAAATCTATATAAAAAACTTTCAAAATTTAATAGAGTCTATTCTTCGTTAAAGAGATCAAACACCTCCTTGTTAAGGTCTGGAATATAATTACCAAGGGCCTTCAAGGCTCTTTCCTGAATTTTACCGAAACTCTCTGATTCTAAATCTCCCCCGGCAATCTCCCAATCCTCAAAGTAAAGAACCTGTGAGAGGTAAGTATCATCTTCACCATAGTACATAACTGTAACACGGGTGCAACTGAAAGCCAATTGTAAAGAATAGAATACGTTCTTAAAATAATCTGGAGTATGAATTTCAGGTAAATCCAGGGAAATCAAGTTTGTTTCCGGATCATAAGAAAGCCAAGTTGGTAAAAAAACTTTTCCCAGTTCAAGCATTAGAATTTAATTATAGACAAGTTCTATAAATGTAATATTTATTACTTAAAAGGTTCCTTTTTTAAGAGAAGCTTAAATATTTTGTTGCCAGTTGTTACCCTTAAAGAACCTTAATTTTTCTTTTTAATATTGAAGTCCTGATCAAGTTAATTATTTTCAATCAATCATCTAATGGAGATGAACTGTTTTTATGCTTTATATTTCCAGGTCTATCCTTTGTTACATTAATAAACCGGCCGTTTTCTAATCTATAAGCGCCTCCAAATTCAACAAACCAAAGCCTATTATCGCTAGCTCATATTTAGGTAGAACACTTGGCA includes:
- a CDS encoding alpha/beta hydrolase family protein, encoding MQLFEILLLSISTIYLGFHLFSQKTIEQKYISGVLILLLLVHLLVEGFRWQMLPAYLLWVIAFISGLRGSKKSSRTFIKVSKGIGLSLLLIIAIFLPSFLPVFDLPEPEGPYSVGTRDILLELNREEVITEEEDDKRKLMVKVWYPSSDREGEIDPYIDQGGRHGFAQKYGLPNSTFNYLDKVDTHVYRNANVAEGEFPVLVFSHGYNSKANSYYALLSQVVSQGYVVFAVNHNYESTGSTFPDGSETYFNYEYAQEIEQGTWEDMEPVVAAFKDDLSFKDRHPIVKKGLKNYFVREMLERWSKDLTGVVDYIDSWNTSGFLKAKLDTNNIGVFGHSRGGGAAGETLLTDKRIKAGANVDGVQWGRIVDSAFEDPFLYISADWPEDKEDLNAHAYINKSRSIFYEARIYNTGHSNFMDIPFMIPLEMLSEAGEIEPEKGIEITSKLITTFFDKHLKNKEVDVDLLASEYELLNLKIYKGELVNN
- a CDS encoding LytR/AlgR family response regulator transcription factor, producing the protein MKKSLIIQVFYWSSVLLVFTLIFGFSWQSSLLAFYFSALLFPILIITTYFFNSFLVPKYLLSGRYKKFALYFFYMLVVSLYCEMLVSLFSFVIIAGMDKAVVNLEGISIFTLGISLYLVVFLTAFIRLVIRFQKKEELVASLESDKTKNQQENLLVRAQRKNHLIPLDELFYIESLNDYVKIVTADSELITREKITSLNNKLPDRFIRIHRSFLVNSEKVTSFTATEISILNTTLPTSRTYKKQAVEILESLQPKS
- a CDS encoding MotA/TolQ/ExbB proton channel family protein; translated protein: MFFKGGPIFMGILTIIVLIILIISVVFFITVSFRKINNSEQTLRKINTVKSLGIFALIIGILGQLIGLFSAFRAIRFGEVEASPEIFVEGFKISMIPTVYGILIFTFSIILWFLLKRVLKSSCKSFKINQN
- a CDS encoding Fic family protein; this encodes MKLESPPSPGKIDFSAYIDILGKEELTSFFKETDKRYFYWSEIKHRPDIPFENAEEAWKMIKAHRLITGKRIAFSDHKFYYNITSFIQEDLHNFDLKLIGGLYKNSITSQDQAEYFKNSLLEEAIASSQIEGAATTTDVAKDMIKTGRRPRNESEQMIINNFRAIQEIENRLEEEMSIQLILDIHELMTIQTSANKYSGKFRDHPIYVKDHVDGEIAFTAPNHKEVKGLIESLIKFINNNEDFIHPIIKASILHFIVGYIHPFGDGNGRTARALFYWFLIKKGYSLLKHISISRAILDSRTSYDKAFLKTENDDNDLTYFITYSMKSLRVAFQNLVKYRDKKRAERIRASEVMYEMMDKGFNKRQSNLLGYLFIKPNSTITIPEYSKKHDIVRQTASRDLTQLEKKGVLSKYKDGKNLIYQLNGKKHLKQILEE